A single region of the Streptomyces sp. NBC_00236 genome encodes:
- a CDS encoding 5-oxoprolinase subunit B family protein, with protein MSAEGRTGRPLVVLPAGPRALLVELDGREATEAFHAEVLRRRTAGELPDVRDIVPGERTVLLDGIARDAAAALARELPAWHIPPPLPGAAAAVELPVVYDGPDLADVAEAWGVAVAEVSRIHAGTEFRVAFCGFAPGFGYLTGLPDRLHLPRRATPRTRVPAGAVALAGPYTGVYPRPSPGGWQLIGRLPDPGPLWDPHREPAALLGPGARVRFVEAGE; from the coding sequence ATGAGCGCGGAAGGACGGACCGGTCGGCCGCTCGTCGTGCTGCCCGCCGGACCCCGGGCGCTGCTGGTCGAGCTGGACGGCCGGGAGGCCACGGAGGCGTTCCACGCGGAGGTGCTGCGGCGCCGCACGGCGGGTGAACTGCCCGACGTGCGCGACATCGTGCCCGGCGAGCGGACGGTGCTGCTCGACGGCATCGCACGGGACGCCGCCGCCGCGCTCGCCCGGGAGCTGCCGGCCTGGCACATACCGCCGCCGCTCCCCGGTGCGGCCGCGGCGGTGGAGCTCCCCGTCGTGTACGACGGCCCGGACCTGGCCGATGTCGCCGAGGCCTGGGGGGTGGCCGTCGCCGAGGTGTCCCGCATCCACGCCGGAACCGAGTTCCGGGTCGCCTTCTGCGGGTTCGCCCCCGGCTTCGGTTACCTGACCGGCCTGCCGGACCGCCTCCACCTGCCGCGCCGGGCGACCCCGCGCACCCGGGTCCCGGCGGGCGCGGTCGCGCTGGCCGGCCCGTACACCGGGGTGTACCCGCGCCCGTCCCCCGGCGGCTGGCAGCTCATCGGCCGGCTGCCGGACCCCGGCCCGCTGTGGGACCCGCACCGCGAACCGGCCGCGCTGCTGGGGCCGGGCGCGCGGGTCCGCTTCGTGGAGGCGGGGGAATGA